Proteins encoded within one genomic window of Armatimonadota bacterium:
- a CDS encoding nuclear transport factor 2 family protein: MTEQLVRAYFDAFNAHKADAMLATLSDDVVHVINEGATEVGIDKFRAFKAHMDDCYREHISDLCVMVNGDRGAAEFTCSGTYLKTDGGLVEARGPEYAIPAAAFFEVAEGKITRVTSYYSLKGWLEAVSL; encoded by the coding sequence GTGACCGAACAGCTTGTTCGTGCTTATTTCGACGCCTTTAACGCCCACAAGGCCGACGCGATGCTCGCGACTTTGAGTGATGATGTGGTGCACGTCATCAACGAAGGGGCGACAGAGGTGGGGATCGACAAGTTCCGGGCGTTTAAGGCGCATATGGACGACTGCTACCGCGAGCACATCAGCGATCTTTGCGTCATGGTGAATGGCGACCGGGGTGCGGCGGAATTTACTTGCAGCGGCACTTATCTGAAGACCGATGGCGGGTTGGTCGAGGCGCGGGGGCCGGAGTATGCGATTCCGGCAGCGGCGTTTTTTGAGGTTGCGGAAGGGAAGATCACGCGCGTCACAAGTTACTACAGCTTGAAAGGCTGGCTGGAAGCAGTTTCGCTATAA
- a CDS encoding rhodanese-related sulfurtransferase has translation MSFVVRAYYKFVEVLDGEALRDQIYEVADANGLKGIVLVAPEGINSTISGTPEGVAAYWSFLTADPRFADIEFKDSRHEEVPFKKLKVKFKKEIITMRNPLANPGEMVGRYVEPKDWNDLISDPDVMVLDTRNVYEYIEGTFKGAVDPRLVSFGEFPEWVEKNLDQAKHKKVAMFCTGGIRCEKTTAFMLAKGFEEVYHLKGGILKYLEEIPEEESLWEGGCFIFDNRDCLVTGLKPVPRQYDQDEIVDQLLAGTLP, from the coding sequence ATGTCTTTCGTTGTTCGCGCCTATTACAAGTTTGTCGAAGTCCTCGACGGCGAGGCGCTGCGTGACCAAATCTATGAGGTTGCGGATGCGAACGGTTTGAAAGGGATCGTGCTGGTTGCTCCCGAAGGGATCAACAGCACGATCAGCGGAACTCCGGAGGGTGTGGCGGCTTATTGGTCGTTCCTTACGGCTGATCCACGGTTTGCGGATATCGAATTCAAAGATTCCCGGCACGAAGAGGTTCCGTTCAAAAAGCTTAAGGTTAAGTTCAAGAAGGAGATCATCACGATGCGAAATCCGCTCGCGAATCCTGGCGAGATGGTCGGTCGCTACGTGGAGCCGAAGGATTGGAACGATCTGATTTCCGATCCGGACGTGATGGTGCTCGACACGCGAAACGTTTACGAGTACATCGAAGGGACCTTTAAGGGTGCAGTTGACCCTCGCTTGGTATCGTTCGGCGAGTTTCCGGAGTGGGTTGAGAAGAACCTGGATCAAGCTAAGCACAAGAAGGTCGCGATGTTCTGCACGGGCGGAATCCGGTGTGAGAAGACGACGGCGTTTATGCTCGCGAAGGGGTTTGAAGAGGTGTATCACCTGAAGGGTGGGATCTTGAAGTACCTCGAAGAGATTCCAGAAGAGGAGTCGCTTTGGGAAGGCGGATGCTTTATTTTTGATAACCGAGACTGCCTGGTCACAGGGTTGAAGCCGGTTCCTCGGCAGTACGATCAGGACGAGATCGTTGACCAGCTCTTGGCTGGCACGTTGCCCTGA
- a CDS encoding family 16 glycoside hydrolase, translated as MPVLASLIALALSPSRIQEDTVVRNIPPRDVWVFRSVLDERARIATVALAKDFWVSYDATNCGLYKFWKGDVNFEGAVYTSVHGPQPTSKGGEILGGKVDAPVWRVDGKEVKPTYRGHRMLKGNRVEFVYEVPVNDKKAIVTEEPGLLRRGDRPVGLSRTFKSSMPSANIQVLTYGRSASLNNFFLNGRANPEGDREAWTGVGAKTTWSVLFNPVLGLPPSDDDGGEAELQAGVDLDSSAAQGQGNVQKDDVHANGLSYRAYQIEFPFEKIPTLVPNQTPNVSRQIQNVDLKDEQFGLKEHFVVSITGWLKVEEGALYEFRMNVDDGARLFVNGERIINFDGMHLGEQATGSMDLEPGLYPLRIDYFQNEGPSLLTLDWKPADSTEWKRIPNKNLETVADEVGVVSPGFKKVMDAIFPQRPGDGRPEIAVHPSFDLSTPRPKDFDPRVGGLAFRPNGHLVLCTWDPDGAVYDIEGVQSGDPTKVKVRRIAQGLSEPLGIEVIGNDIFVAQKQEITRLRDTDKDGIIDEYYALSSGFGVTANFHEFTFGFNHLGNYLFSNLALGINTGGRSTDKQNFDRGRVMKTNIKTGEFEFVASGLRTPNGAGKNAKGELFITDNQGDWLPSCKLIEVTNGAFYGNRSVEAEKYKGVKESLPVCWFPQGEIGNSTSQPAPFEYGPYKGQMMVGDVTHGGLKRVFMERVNGRYQGTAFRLTQGLEAGINRVIVGPDQAIYVGGIGSTGNWGQEGKERYGLQRLAYNGKVTFEMLKVLPMQNGAEIEFTESVQDNLLPEILSEWEVRHWHYVPTIEYGGPKVGEERLPVKSVTWNKTRTKVFLEFSGVKPEDVVYFRLPMSLRGADGQMMWANEAWSTVNAIPNRVGQVAASEAAPEVNSLSPEEKAAGFELLFDGKNLDRWRKYRGEGVPKGWQVADQALVFIPGLEGGDLTTKEQYGDFELRLDWRVQAGGNSGIMLRSRETRSASYETAIECQVLDDAKHGDGKNPLTSAGSAYGLYAPVKKMVNPANTWNHLRVVCKGNAVEHWLNGVKIVSYEVGSADFVERLAKSKFKGWPEFAKYSSGHIVLQDHGDLVAYKNIRIRKL; from the coding sequence ATGCCCGTGCTTGCTTCGCTGATCGCCCTTGCCCTCAGCCCCAGCCGAATCCAGGAAGATACAGTTGTCCGAAACATTCCGCCGAGAGATGTGTGGGTTTTCCGCTCGGTACTGGACGAGCGCGCCCGGATTGCGACCGTTGCACTTGCGAAAGACTTCTGGGTTTCGTACGACGCGACGAACTGTGGCCTCTACAAGTTCTGGAAAGGCGATGTCAACTTTGAAGGGGCCGTCTACACAAGTGTTCATGGGCCACAGCCGACTAGCAAGGGTGGCGAAATTTTAGGTGGCAAAGTCGATGCCCCCGTCTGGCGGGTCGACGGCAAAGAGGTCAAGCCGACCTACCGCGGTCATCGGATGCTGAAAGGGAATCGGGTTGAGTTTGTTTACGAAGTCCCGGTGAACGACAAGAAGGCGATCGTTACCGAAGAGCCGGGATTACTGCGGCGCGGAGATCGTCCAGTGGGCCTATCCCGTACCTTCAAATCCTCGATGCCAAGTGCAAATATCCAGGTTTTGACCTACGGAAGATCGGCAAGTTTGAACAACTTTTTCCTCAACGGTCGAGCGAACCCCGAGGGTGACCGGGAAGCCTGGACGGGAGTTGGAGCGAAGACAACTTGGAGCGTGCTTTTCAATCCCGTACTTGGGTTGCCCCCTAGTGATGACGATGGCGGTGAAGCCGAGCTTCAAGCCGGTGTGGACCTCGACTCATCTGCAGCTCAGGGACAAGGAAATGTTCAAAAGGACGACGTCCATGCGAATGGACTCTCCTACCGGGCGTATCAGATCGAGTTTCCGTTCGAGAAAATTCCGACGTTGGTACCAAACCAGACTCCGAACGTGAGCCGGCAAATTCAGAATGTCGACCTGAAGGACGAGCAGTTTGGACTTAAAGAACATTTTGTAGTCTCGATCACAGGCTGGTTAAAGGTCGAAGAGGGCGCGCTTTACGAATTTCGTATGAATGTTGACGACGGTGCTCGGCTGTTCGTCAACGGCGAACGGATTATTAACTTCGATGGCATGCACCTAGGGGAGCAAGCCACGGGTTCGATGGATCTGGAGCCCGGTCTCTACCCCCTAAGAATTGACTACTTCCAGAACGAAGGGCCTTCACTGCTGACCCTCGATTGGAAGCCAGCCGATTCGACCGAGTGGAAACGAATTCCGAACAAAAACTTGGAGACGGTCGCCGACGAGGTTGGTGTCGTCTCCCCAGGTTTCAAAAAAGTGATGGACGCGATTTTCCCCCAACGACCAGGCGATGGCCGTCCGGAGATCGCGGTTCATCCCTCGTTTGACCTCAGCACTCCGCGTCCGAAGGACTTTGACCCTCGAGTAGGAGGACTCGCGTTCCGACCAAACGGTCACTTGGTGCTTTGCACTTGGGATCCTGACGGCGCTGTCTACGACATCGAGGGAGTTCAATCCGGCGATCCGACGAAGGTAAAGGTCAGGCGGATTGCTCAAGGTCTATCAGAGCCGTTGGGAATTGAAGTCATTGGGAATGACATCTTCGTCGCTCAAAAGCAAGAGATCACCCGGCTGAGAGATACCGATAAAGATGGGATTATTGACGAGTATTACGCTTTGAGTAGCGGGTTCGGCGTGACCGCCAATTTCCACGAGTTCACCTTCGGATTCAACCATTTGGGCAACTACCTGTTTAGCAACTTGGCACTCGGCATCAACACCGGAGGCAGATCGACCGACAAGCAAAACTTCGACCGGGGTCGAGTGATGAAAACGAACATCAAAACTGGGGAGTTTGAGTTCGTCGCCAGCGGACTCAGAACGCCCAACGGAGCTGGTAAGAACGCAAAAGGTGAGCTGTTTATTACTGATAACCAAGGCGACTGGCTGCCATCTTGCAAACTGATTGAGGTCACGAACGGCGCGTTTTACGGCAACCGATCCGTCGAAGCCGAGAAGTACAAGGGCGTCAAAGAGTCGCTGCCCGTCTGCTGGTTCCCCCAGGGTGAAATTGGTAACTCAACGAGTCAACCAGCTCCATTCGAATACGGACCTTACAAGGGTCAAATGATGGTCGGAGATGTGACCCATGGAGGACTGAAGCGGGTCTTCATGGAGCGAGTGAACGGCCGGTATCAAGGGACAGCTTTCCGGCTTACCCAAGGGTTGGAGGCCGGGATCAACCGCGTTATTGTTGGTCCCGATCAGGCGATCTACGTGGGTGGAATTGGCTCGACGGGGAACTGGGGACAGGAAGGGAAGGAGCGGTACGGGCTCCAGCGACTTGCCTATAACGGAAAGGTGACCTTTGAAATGCTTAAGGTTCTGCCGATGCAGAATGGGGCGGAGATCGAGTTCACGGAGTCAGTTCAGGATAACTTGCTACCGGAGATTCTGAGTGAGTGGGAAGTGCGGCACTGGCACTACGTTCCGACCATCGAATACGGCGGACCGAAGGTCGGCGAAGAGCGTCTCCCGGTCAAATCTGTGACTTGGAACAAAACACGGACAAAGGTGTTCTTGGAGTTTTCTGGTGTCAAGCCAGAGGATGTTGTGTACTTCCGATTACCCATGTCGCTTCGCGGAGCGGACGGGCAGATGATGTGGGCGAACGAGGCTTGGAGCACGGTTAACGCGATTCCAAACCGAGTCGGGCAGGTTGCGGCCAGCGAGGCGGCACCAGAGGTTAACTCTCTGTCGCCGGAAGAGAAGGCGGCGGGATTTGAGCTGCTTTTTGATGGAAAGAACCTAGATCGATGGCGTAAGTATCGTGGTGAAGGAGTCCCCAAGGGCTGGCAGGTTGCCGACCAGGCTCTCGTGTTCATTCCGGGACTTGAGGGTGGAGATCTGACGACGAAGGAGCAGTACGGCGACTTTGAGCTACGACTCGATTGGCGCGTTCAGGCTGGCGGAAATTCGGGCATCATGCTTCGCTCAAGGGAGACTCGGAGTGCGAGCTACGAGACGGCGATTGAGTGTCAGGTTCTTGATGACGCTAAGCACGGTGACGGAAAGAATCCGCTGACTTCGGCCGGATCTGCTTATGGTCTTTACGCTCCGGTAAAGAAGATGGTGAACCCGGCGAATACTTGGAACCACTTGCGGGTGGTCTGCAAAGGCAATGCTGTTGAGCATTGGCTAAACGGAGTCAAGATCGTGTCGTACGAGGTTGGTTCGGCGGACTTTGTTGAGCGACTCGCCAAGAGTAAGTTTAAGGGCTGGCCCGAGTTTGCGAAATATAGTTCGGGGCACATTGTGCTGCAGGACCACGGCGATTTGGTGGCTTACAAGAACATTCGGATTAGGAAGCTCTAA
- the corA gene encoding magnesium/cobalt transporter CorA: MNIALALAISADKSVKEISYKEGVTRFKSGGEITWIHLFDSDATATSALLERDFGFHPVAIEDAVGRDERPELKEFDDHIFLVAPAVVGVEDGEEVFDEIGFFVHGTTLVTVSHVEIPCIQTMADRWKAKLSLGHAEVGYILFALLDSILDDYFPRLDAMEDEVDRISDEIYTGRTDKLRELLVVKKRMLHMRRQLGPFRDVMNSLLRRELDFVTDHLEPYFHDLFDNTLRLTELVDTNREALTGLLDIHLSTVSNNLNMVMKKMTVISTVLMTCALVAGIYGMNFKHMPELEWYFGYPFSILLMFLLSAGIVWLFKKKEWL; this comes from the coding sequence GTGAATATTGCTCTCGCCCTCGCCATCTCGGCTGATAAGTCGGTGAAGGAGATCAGCTACAAGGAGGGCGTCACTCGTTTTAAGAGCGGTGGCGAAATCACGTGGATTCACCTCTTCGATTCAGATGCGACGGCCACGAGTGCGCTTTTGGAAAGGGATTTTGGGTTCCATCCCGTTGCCATCGAAGATGCTGTGGGGCGGGACGAGCGTCCAGAGCTCAAGGAGTTTGACGATCACATCTTCCTCGTCGCGCCTGCGGTGGTTGGGGTCGAGGATGGCGAGGAGGTCTTCGACGAGATCGGCTTCTTTGTCCACGGTACAACCCTGGTGACGGTGTCGCACGTCGAGATTCCTTGCATTCAGACGATGGCAGATCGCTGGAAGGCGAAGCTTTCGCTCGGACACGCGGAAGTTGGCTACATCCTTTTCGCCTTGCTAGATTCCATTTTGGATGACTACTTTCCTCGGCTGGATGCGATGGAAGATGAGGTTGATCGCATCTCAGACGAGATCTACACGGGGCGGACAGACAAACTTCGCGAGCTTCTGGTTGTCAAAAAACGGATGCTGCACATGCGGCGCCAGCTCGGTCCATTTCGAGACGTGATGAACTCTCTGCTACGGCGAGAACTAGACTTTGTGACGGACCATCTTGAGCCCTATTTCCACGACCTGTTTGACAATACCTTGAGGTTGACAGAACTCGTTGACACCAACCGTGAGGCCTTGACTGGGCTGCTTGATATTCACCTTTCGACTGTCTCGAACAACCTCAACATGGTGATGAAGAAAATGACGGTCATTTCCACTGTTCTGATGACGTGTGCTTTGGTTGCGGGGATTTATGGGATGAACTTCAAACACATGCCAGAGTTGGAGTGGTATTTTGGATACCCATTTTCGATCCTGCTGATGTTCTTGCTCAGTGCGGGAATCGTTTGGTTGTTCAAAAAGAAAGAGTGGCTTTGA
- the flhA gene encoding flagellar biosynthesis protein FlhA — protein MQAVAKILKHTDILAGIGLLVIVAMLMLPMPGWMLDLGLVVALGTSVMILLTTVNITDPLQFSSFPPLLVITTLFRLALSVAATKLILGSGKAGHVIETFGNFVMGGDFVVGFVVFLILMIVQFVVITNGAGRVSEVVARFTLDAMPGKQMAIDADLAAGLIDEDMAKARRKGVKQEADFYGAMDGASKFVKGDAVASLLIIAINIIGGFGVGLFKGQSDAMTILKTYALLSVGEGLTSQIPALLISSASALLVTRAGQERTMGGQVAAQFFAQPKALAVSGGALAAFGLIPGFPATLFMGAGGFLYGLSWLLKKNPRLIDAFDAPKEEKPTPPPAPMPTGPEAALALLHVDPIEIEIGYGLTKLADLKAGGDLSERVGATRRQIASELGYVMPSVRIRDSIQLESNNYVLKIRGEEVAMASVMPNLKLAVNSGGAVESIAGIPGKDPVFGLEALWIEPDQAELAERVGYTVIDPSSVITTHLCEVIKQHCPELLNRQDVQTLVDEVRKSNPAAVDELMPDLLTISDVQKVLQHLLGERIPIRDMVTIIETLADFARKTKDVEQLGEIVRSSIARTITRQYLDPEDKLLCLTLEPALERTLSEKVSLTGSGSTLVLDPDLQSLVIQSLKIEYDRATMQGHQPVLLCGAQLRLAMRRFLDRHLPNLPVLAYSEISAKAEVEFIGQIAA, from the coding sequence ATGCAAGCCGTCGCAAAGATTCTCAAACACACCGATATCCTCGCTGGAATCGGTCTCCTTGTCATCGTTGCGATGCTCATGCTGCCAATGCCGGGTTGGATGCTCGATCTCGGATTGGTCGTTGCTCTCGGCACATCGGTCATGATCCTGTTGACGACCGTCAACATCACGGACCCCCTTCAGTTCAGTTCCTTCCCACCGCTACTGGTCATCACAACTCTTTTCCGACTCGCCCTTTCGGTCGCCGCAACCAAGCTGATCCTCGGTTCAGGGAAAGCCGGACATGTTATCGAGACGTTCGGAAACTTCGTGATGGGGGGGGATTTCGTTGTCGGCTTCGTGGTCTTCCTTATCTTGATGATCGTACAGTTTGTGGTCATCACGAACGGTGCTGGCCGGGTCTCGGAAGTCGTTGCCAGGTTCACCTTGGATGCAATGCCCGGTAAACAGATGGCCATAGATGCCGACCTGGCAGCCGGTCTGATCGACGAAGATATGGCGAAAGCGCGCCGAAAGGGAGTCAAGCAAGAAGCCGACTTCTACGGTGCAATGGATGGTGCCTCCAAGTTCGTTAAGGGCGACGCGGTTGCTTCCCTACTCATAATTGCAATCAATATCATCGGCGGCTTCGGAGTCGGACTGTTCAAGGGTCAGAGCGACGCGATGACCATTCTCAAAACTTACGCCCTCCTCTCCGTCGGTGAGGGACTCACTTCCCAGATTCCCGCTCTTCTCATTTCATCTGCCAGCGCACTTCTTGTAACCCGAGCTGGTCAGGAGCGAACAATGGGCGGTCAAGTCGCTGCACAGTTCTTTGCCCAGCCAAAAGCCCTCGCCGTGAGTGGCGGAGCGCTCGCCGCTTTCGGCCTGATCCCGGGCTTCCCAGCGACGCTCTTTATGGGCGCGGGCGGATTTCTCTACGGCCTGTCTTGGCTTCTTAAGAAGAATCCGCGTCTCATCGATGCTTTCGATGCTCCAAAAGAAGAGAAGCCTACCCCGCCCCCTGCTCCGATGCCCACCGGTCCTGAGGCAGCTCTCGCCCTGTTGCATGTTGATCCGATCGAAATCGAAATTGGCTATGGGCTGACCAAGCTAGCTGACCTCAAAGCGGGCGGCGACCTGAGTGAGCGCGTCGGCGCGACCCGTCGCCAAATTGCCTCAGAGCTTGGCTACGTCATGCCCTCGGTTCGCATCCGCGACTCGATTCAACTTGAATCCAACAACTACGTTCTCAAAATTCGCGGCGAAGAAGTCGCCATGGCGTCCGTCATGCCCAACCTCAAGCTCGCCGTCAACAGCGGCGGGGCCGTTGAATCCATCGCCGGAATTCCTGGCAAAGACCCCGTCTTTGGGCTCGAAGCCCTCTGGATCGAACCCGATCAAGCGGAGCTCGCCGAGCGTGTGGGTTACACCGTCATCGATCCATCCTCGGTCATCACGACCCACCTGTGCGAAGTCATCAAGCAACACTGCCCCGAACTCCTCAACCGCCAAGATGTTCAGACTCTGGTGGACGAAGTTCGTAAATCAAACCCTGCCGCCGTTGATGAACTTATGCCGGACCTACTCACCATTTCTGATGTCCAAAAGGTCCTCCAACACCTTCTGGGTGAGCGAATTCCAATTCGGGACATGGTCACCATCATCGAAACCCTGGCTGACTTCGCTCGTAAAACCAAAGATGTTGAGCAACTCGGCGAAATCGTTCGCTCGTCCATCGCACGAACGATCACAAGACAATATCTCGATCCAGAAGACAAGCTCCTCTGCCTCACCCTTGAACCTGCCTTAGAGCGCACACTCTCCGAAAAGGTCAGCCTGACGGGCAGCGGCTCAACCCTTGTCCTCGATCCCGATCTCCAAAGCCTGGTCATTCAATCGCTCAAGATTGAGTACGACCGGGCAACCATGCAAGGCCACCAGCCCGTCCTCCTCTGCGGAGCCCAGCTTCGCTTGGCGATGCGACGATTCCTCGACCGCCACCTACCCAACCTGCCCGTCCTAGCCTACAGCGAAATCTCTGCAAAAGCGGAAGTCGAATTCATCGGCCAAATCGCAGCCTAG
- a CDS encoding EAL domain-containing protein — protein sequence MAIRFGVFVFAVSLASGFIAGLGVKKAARSRILANYSEMRTLTSGLLAKSVNPLKLKKIWAESDKAEPAYLQTLSTLRKFLVRDPRLSNAFVVRFSNNTVTYVVDPGPVGKRSDGREVLQAKVGDPIDSPSQSLISTLKTGKTTLDQGVLKEPGGDVLRSYAALLGGNGKPVAAVCLDVKNAPLAHELEDIEAALKTGIISAFGFSLLLGVISGMIVRRLRAAVSEQSTKLGRTEESLAATVEAVRALNDSLVSTLNAAGCLIWQGNAKVQDGRLIWAAKLKHESPFAWIEHQIASGDSFDYLWESLRDPEDDHLWQRSVKDAITKKAENVSTEYRICRENGDSYWFSEQLTLAYNADGSTSLEAFVNDISETRARGEEVRQLAFFDTVTGLINRTKIHEVIGVLLSESPRMGVVGIEISNFRNINESWGAEIGDKLLKGFGATLSEGVAAAGIVGRLAGDDFVVIVPDPHAMSWIVGKIDELCQKAIYIDGVEIAKMCRIGYVQAEEGETATGILRKANLALENARKNQSIYPVIYKPEMSFRAKMRVELETAMRQALTDGEFHLVFQPIYCNKSRRLVKAEALLRWNSSRFGQVSPATFIPIAEESDIINDLGNYVLDETAKAIKKVIELTRDDSFAISMNLSLRQLKNTATLNAFSTAVDRWGITTKNLVIEVTESSIMHDAGECLAMLVQLQDRGFSLAIDDFGTGYSSLATLASLPFDILKIDKRFVDGIAVDKKQEEVIGTIIRLARALNLQIVAEGIETEPQFEFLASKEVEYSQGYFFSKPLPLEDLVMLAQNGNDLAA from the coding sequence GTGGCAATTCGATTTGGAGTTTTCGTCTTCGCCGTTAGTTTGGCGAGCGGATTCATTGCTGGCCTCGGAGTGAAGAAGGCAGCCCGAAGTCGCATCCTAGCTAATTACAGCGAGATGCGGACGTTGACGAGTGGACTCCTTGCTAAGAGCGTTAACCCGCTGAAACTGAAAAAGATCTGGGCTGAGTCCGACAAAGCGGAGCCTGCCTACCTGCAGACGCTCTCAACGCTCCGAAAATTTCTCGTTCGCGATCCGCGCCTTTCGAACGCATTTGTTGTCCGATTTAGCAATAACACAGTCACTTACGTCGTAGATCCGGGGCCAGTGGGTAAGCGATCTGACGGTCGAGAGGTTCTCCAGGCCAAAGTAGGAGACCCAATTGATAGTCCGAGCCAAAGCCTGATCAGCACTTTGAAAACGGGCAAGACAACGCTAGATCAGGGTGTTTTAAAGGAACCAGGTGGTGATGTCCTGCGAAGCTACGCAGCACTCCTGGGAGGCAATGGAAAGCCCGTAGCTGCCGTCTGCTTGGACGTCAAGAATGCCCCACTTGCACACGAGTTGGAAGATATCGAGGCGGCGTTGAAGACCGGCATTATCAGCGCTTTTGGATTTAGCTTGCTTCTGGGGGTGATCTCGGGGATGATCGTTAGGAGGCTCCGCGCCGCAGTGTCAGAGCAGAGTACGAAGCTGGGACGGACTGAGGAGAGCCTGGCCGCAACTGTAGAAGCGGTAAGGGCCCTGAACGATTCTTTGGTCAGCACTCTCAACGCCGCAGGATGTTTGATCTGGCAGGGCAACGCAAAGGTGCAGGACGGCAGATTGATCTGGGCAGCGAAACTCAAGCACGAGTCGCCATTCGCGTGGATCGAGCATCAGATTGCATCAGGAGACTCTTTCGACTACTTGTGGGAGAGCCTGCGTGATCCTGAAGACGACCACCTGTGGCAACGATCCGTCAAGGATGCGATTACCAAAAAGGCAGAGAATGTCAGTACCGAATATCGAATTTGTAGGGAGAACGGAGACTCCTACTGGTTCTCAGAGCAGCTAACCCTTGCGTACAATGCCGACGGGTCGACTTCGCTCGAGGCCTTCGTCAACGACATCTCTGAAACTCGGGCGAGAGGAGAAGAAGTTCGACAATTGGCGTTCTTTGACACTGTTACTGGCCTCATCAACCGCACAAAGATTCACGAAGTCATTGGAGTTCTTCTCAGTGAGTCACCAAGGATGGGTGTTGTCGGCATCGAGATAAGCAACTTCCGAAACATCAATGAGTCGTGGGGTGCTGAAATTGGAGACAAGCTGTTGAAAGGATTTGGCGCCACTCTATCAGAAGGTGTTGCGGCCGCCGGCATCGTCGGGCGATTAGCCGGAGACGATTTCGTCGTCATCGTTCCAGATCCCCATGCAATGTCATGGATCGTTGGCAAGATTGACGAGCTTTGCCAAAAAGCAATCTACATCGACGGCGTCGAGATTGCGAAGATGTGCCGAATTGGCTACGTGCAAGCTGAAGAGGGCGAAACAGCTACTGGAATCCTGCGCAAAGCCAATCTAGCATTGGAAAATGCCCGTAAGAACCAGTCGATTTATCCCGTGATCTATAAGCCGGAGATGAGCTTCCGCGCCAAGATGCGGGTCGAACTAGAGACTGCAATGCGGCAAGCCCTGACAGACGGCGAGTTCCACCTGGTATTTCAGCCGATTTACTGCAACAAGAGCAGACGACTTGTCAAAGCGGAGGCACTCCTCCGGTGGAACTCTAGTCGGTTCGGTCAGGTATCCCCGGCTACCTTTATTCCGATTGCCGAAGAGTCCGACATCATCAACGACCTCGGCAACTATGTCTTGGATGAAACCGCGAAAGCGATCAAAAAGGTCATCGAGTTGACGCGAGATGATAGTTTTGCTATCAGCATGAACCTGTCCCTGCGTCAGCTTAAGAACACGGCGACATTGAACGCATTTAGCACAGCGGTAGATCGATGGGGAATCACAACCAAGAATCTCGTTATCGAAGTGACCGAATCTTCGATCATGCATGATGCGGGTGAGTGTCTTGCAATGCTCGTCCAACTTCAGGATCGTGGATTCAGCTTGGCGATTGACGACTTTGGAACCGGTTACTCGTCACTTGCAACTCTGGCAAGCTTGCCGTTTGACATCCTTAAGATCGATAAGCGCTTTGTTGATGGCATTGCGGTCGATAAGAAGCAAGAAGAAGTGATCGGAACGATTATCCGTCTCGCTCGAGCACTGAACTTGCAGATCGTTGCCGAGGGAATCGAGACTGAACCTCAGTTCGAATTCCTTGCGAGCAAGGAAGTTGAGTACAGCCAAGGGTATTTCTTTAGCAAGCCCCTTCCGCTCGAAGACCTGGTGATGCTGGCGCAGAATGGAAATGACCTCGCCGCGTAA
- a CDS encoding MerC domain-containing protein codes for MNRPNVDQLGSVASFACAVHCALTGLAFGVLSSAGLGFIGNHSLELFFIGSTIVFGIWAVINGLRVHRQWHPALLFGCGLTMIYLAHAIEPGWIFSVLGGGFLITFHWVNQKNMRRCKA; via the coding sequence GTGAATCGGCCAAATGTTGACCAACTTGGCTCTGTCGCAAGTTTCGCTTGCGCGGTTCACTGTGCCCTCACGGGGCTGGCATTCGGTGTCCTTTCTTCGGCAGGGCTCGGGTTTATCGGAAATCACAGCCTTGAGTTGTTTTTCATTGGCTCGACCATTGTATTCGGGATCTGGGCGGTGATCAATGGACTGCGAGTCCATCGCCAATGGCATCCCGCGTTGTTGTTCGGATGTGGTCTAACGATGATCTACCTGGCTCATGCGATCGAGCCAGGCTGGATTTTTTCGGTGCTTGGAGGCGGATTTCTAATCACATTTCACTGGGTGAATCAGAAGAATATGCGTCGTTGCAAAGCCTGA